In Erigeron canadensis isolate Cc75 chromosome 6, C_canadensis_v1, whole genome shotgun sequence, the following are encoded in one genomic region:
- the LOC122603594 gene encoding metalloendoproteinase 5-MMP-like translates to MASIGTLLPFICILFFLISPSWGKILDDNPIKHLQGCHKGDKVQGLHKLKLYLSKYGYLNYQHSPDHTNADEFDEELDAALKSYQNFYHLNATGVLDETTVSQMLVPRCGHPDKTTHQHGAKLLHTVSHYSFFQNKPKWPPSKSHLTYAFDSNYPSNYIPPVVRAFNTWTRSSKYFTFSRVSSIQGADLKIAFERPQHGDVDFEPGVLAHAYAPTDGRFHYNSDVSWSVGPGPVPNYFDLETVALHEIGHLLGLGHSQYRDAVMFSGIPAGTVKGLNFDDIQGIKVLYGLN, encoded by the coding sequence ATGGCATCTATAGGTACTCTTTTGCCCTTTATATGTATCTTGTTCTTTCTTATCTCTCCAAGCTGGGGAAAAATACTTGATGATAACCCAATCAAACACCTTCAAGGTTGTCACAAGGGTGACAAAGTGCAAGGCCTCCATAAACTCAAACTATACCTTTCCAAATATGGTTACCTAAATTACCAACACAGCCCTGACCATACCAATGCCGACGAATTTGATGAAGAGCTTGACGCCGCACTCAAAAGTTACCAAAACTTTTACCACCTCAATGCTACTGGGGTGTTAGATGAAACCACCGTTTCACAAATGCTTGTACCGCGTTGTGGACATCCCGATAAGACAACTCACCAGCACGGGGCAAAATTGTTGCATACCGTGTCTCATTAttcattttttcaaaataaacctAAATGGCCCCCAAGTAAATCACATCTCACTTATGCATTTGACTCCAACTATCCAAGTAATTATATACCACCTGTTGTTCGTGCCTTCAATACATGGACTAGGTCGTCTAAGTACTTTACATTTTCTAGAGTCAGTAGTATTCAAGGTGCGGATCTAAAGATTGCATTTGAAAGACCACAACATGGAGATGTTGACTTTGAACCAGGAGTATTGGCGCATGCTTATGCGCCAACAGACGGAAGGTTTCATTACAATTCAGATGTTAGTTGGTCCGTTGGACCAGGTCCAGTTCCaaattattttgatttagaGACCGTGGCACTTCATGAAATAGGACATCTACTTGGGTTAGGTCACAGTCAATATCGAGACGCGGTAATGTTTAGTGGTATCCCAGCAGGAACTGTCAAAGGTTTGAACTTTGATGATATCCAAGGAATCAAAGTTCTGTATGGACTTAATTAG